The DNA segment TAAAAGCAAAGAGATGCGTGTTGTCTATATGGCCGTAAAACATGAGGTTCTTAGCAGATATGTTCATATAGCTTCTAAATTGGGTATAAAAATTTCTGCTATTGAACCTTATCCTTTCAGTATATTGAGATCTCTGTTTACTTCAGGTGATTTAAAGGCAAAAGATTTTGTATTGATCCTGGATTTAGACTATGCCGGCTCAACAATACTTGTTACCCAAGGGCTCAATCTGTATATTGCCAGAGATTTTATTGTTTCGACTGTCTCAGAGATAACCTCGGCACAGGTTCTGAACAAAATAGTATTTGAGATAAACCGTACAATTGACTATATGATTAAGGAGTTTCCCCAGCAGTCGATAAAAGAAGTGATATTAACCGGTGAGGTTGCTAATGAAGAGATCCGTGAGAGTTTGATGAATGCTCTCAATGTCAATGTTAAGCTTGCATCCCTTGAAAATAAAATAGCGGCTGCCGAAAAAGATATTGTTAAAAAACATCTTGGTATCATTGGGGCAGGCTTGAGAAGTCTTATCAGCTACGATATCGATCTGGATTTCTTTTCGGACTATAGAGGCAGAGCAGAGCAGGCAAAAGGTTTAAGAATAAAAGATCTAATTCCTAAAGAGCTTATTCGCGACCTAATCTTTATATTTCTGGGGCTACTTGTGAGCGGCTTCTATCTTAAATATCAGATGCAGTCTGTGGAAAAGATAGAGCATAGCATATCTCTGCCGGCCGGTTTAGCAGGCGCAAAAATCAAGAGTCTTCAAAAAGATATAAAAGAGCTGGAGAGGAAAACAGTATTTTTAAAAGATATTTTAAATCAGCGGGCAAAATTTACAGATGTTTTCAATTTTCTGCCTGCAAATCTGACAGACGGTATCTGGCTGGATAGTATGGAGATTAAAAACTTCGCTAAGAAGAAGACCGTAAAGGAATTGCTTATTTCTGGCTATGGCTACGACAATGATAGTAAAGGGGTGGATTTAATATATAATCTTTTAGATAAATTTAATCGTTCTAAAGAAGCTAAGAGCCTATTTCAAGATATCAAAATATTAAATGTAGATAAAACGGAACTGGAAGGTTTTGATGTAATCAGATTCTCTCTAAAGGCGGTAATGAGATGACAGTAAGAGCTATTTATAGAAGGATACATTTTTTCGTATTTCTTATTCTATTGATACTCTTCTTTGGGATTTTCTATAATCTTAAAGTTACTGCTGAACTTTCAAAGATGGATCACCAATTAGACCAAATAAGCAAAAAGCAGAAATTGCTAAAAACATATAAGGAGAAAATTGAATTAATTGGGAAGCTTGATAAGTTAAGCAAGTTTTTTCCTCAAACTTCAGATACGCACTGGTTGATAACAAATATGAACAGTGTGACAAAAAAAGAGAATATCGAAATAATATCTGTTAAGCCCTTACCTCTTAGCAGCGAATCTTTCTATAACCGCCTGCAGGTTGTATTAGAAGTAGAGGGATCTTACCATCAGGTAGGAAGGATGGTTGCTCTTATAGAGAGTGCAGAGAAATATTTTCAAATAAAAGAACTTCAGGTCGAGCCGGTCTATGAGAAGACTGGTAAGGGGAAAGTTAAAAGCATAGCTAAAGCTGATGATGGCAATGCACTGCTAAACTGGCAGATAACCATAACCACCGT comes from the Candidatus Kaelpia imicola genome and includes:
- the pilM gene encoding pilus assembly protein PilM; this encodes MAKITTTIEIKRDILRVTQLKRGLKDISLLGHVEEKLPFVPALDLDENVELIIAKLRTLFQKLPLRPKNPIFIIPTSEIMLRFFDLPYIGKKERAEAIKYEAQKYIPFAIDDIASDFYIPYEIKSKEMRVVYMAVKHEVLSRYVHIASKLGIKISAIEPYPFSILRSLFTSGDLKAKDFVLILDLDYAGSTILVTQGLNLYIARDFIVSTVSEITSAQVLNKIVFEINRTIDYMIKEFPQQSIKEVILTGEVANEEIRESLMNALNVNVKLASLENKIAAAEKDIVKKHLGIIGAGLRSLISYDIDLDFFSDYRGRAEQAKGLRIKDLIPKELIRDLIFIFLGLLVSGFYLKYQMQSVEKIEHSISLPAGLAGAKIKSLQKDIKELERKTVFLKDILNQRAKFTDVFNFLPANLTDGIWLDSMEIKNFAKKKTVKELLISGYGYDNDSKGVDLIYNLLDKFNRSKEAKSLFQDIKILNVDKTELEGFDVIRFSLKAVMR
- the pilO gene encoding type 4a pilus biogenesis protein PilO codes for the protein MTVRAIYRRIHFFVFLILLILFFGIFYNLKVTAELSKMDHQLDQISKKQKLLKTYKEKIELIGKLDKLSKFFPQTSDTHWLITNMNSVTKKENIEIISVKPLPLSSESFYNRLQVVLEVEGSYHQVGRMVALIESAEKYFQIKELQVEPVYEKTGKGKVKSIAKADDGNALLNWQITITTVMPKI